From Vibrio tritonius, the proteins below share one genomic window:
- a CDS encoding DNA-J related domain-containing protein — MSETHHLTATFQGYMENPLVWPIFEVLKHQPSGWKVHTLASHLGEIGFMPTLDDSPEKDLFKRNFLMMNALFQLQETLYPEKWLQVEAMDIVLSPMFQSQMHYIDTENPLRDYYMQWENYEANEGEVKRLLNEFWTRYRKFVGGDGDHKNLSRLQALRLFELDESASSTQIRKTWRRLALRWHPDRENGNSEKFRILCEAWHVLRDEQYQDIFS, encoded by the coding sequence ATGTCAGAAACTCACCACCTTACAGCGACGTTTCAGGGCTATATGGAGAACCCATTAGTTTGGCCAATTTTTGAAGTTCTGAAACATCAACCTTCCGGTTGGAAAGTGCATACACTGGCTTCTCATCTTGGTGAAATTGGTTTTATGCCAACATTGGATGACTCGCCAGAAAAAGACCTGTTTAAACGTAATTTTTTAATGATGAATGCGCTCTTTCAGTTGCAAGAGACGCTCTATCCAGAAAAATGGTTGCAGGTAGAAGCAATGGATATCGTATTGAGTCCGATGTTTCAAAGTCAGATGCATTACATTGACACTGAAAATCCGTTACGTGATTACTACATGCAGTGGGAAAACTACGAAGCCAATGAAGGGGAAGTGAAACGGCTACTAAATGAATTCTGGACCCGTTATCGAAAATTTGTTGGTGGCGATGGAGATCATAAAAATCTCAGTCGTCTACAAGCATTGAGGTTGTTTGAACTGGATGAATCAGCGAGTTCTACTCAGATCCGGAAAACCTGGCGCCGCTTGGCACTCCGTTGGCATCCGGACCGAGAAAATGGCAATTCAGAAAAATTCCGAATTTTGTGTGAGGCTTGGCATGTCCTGCGTGATGAGCAATATCAGGACATTTTCAGTTAA